A single window of Caldicellulosiruptor bescii DSM 6725 DNA harbors:
- a CDS encoding aldose epimerase family protein: MEFVEKSFENGLELVKIYSKTKNSYFTVAPERGAIVILLNLSGKEILYLNEATLFDRTKNIRGGIPVLFPICGRVVDGKIFFKGQEFEMKNHGFARDSNFNIAGYVDMPDKNGIILRLSSNEFTKRFYPYDFELLMQYTLNDEMFEVKMIVKNEDSDIMPFYAGFHPYFLCNKEEFTLKLECEKCFDDVEKRFIDLQDFKEIDFSKPEVNLDFLDVGSSEVEITLDRDKKIVLLKDENFKNIVVWSLKDFDFVCVEPWMGEHEGYINNKFYYLEPGAIFEGWFAIKLASKVK, translated from the coding sequence TTGGAATTTGTTGAAAAGTCATTTGAAAATGGTTTGGAGCTTGTTAAGATATATTCAAAGACAAAAAATTCATATTTTACAGTTGCACCCGAGCGGGGTGCAATTGTTATTTTACTCAATCTTTCAGGCAAAGAGATTCTTTATTTGAATGAGGCGACACTTTTTGACAGAACAAAAAACATAAGAGGCGGAATACCAGTTTTGTTCCCGATATGTGGAAGAGTTGTGGACGGCAAGATTTTTTTCAAAGGTCAAGAGTTTGAAATGAAAAATCATGGATTTGCAAGAGACAGCAATTTTAATATAGCAGGGTACGTTGATATGCCAGACAAAAATGGTATAATTTTGAGGCTTTCAAGTAACGAATTTACAAAAAGGTTTTATCCATATGACTTTGAGCTTCTGATGCAATATACGCTAAATGATGAAATGTTTGAAGTGAAGATGATTGTGAAAAATGAGGACAGCGATATAATGCCTTTTTATGCAGGATTTCACCCTTATTTTTTATGCAATAAAGAGGAGTTTACTCTCAAGCTTGAATGTGAAAAGTGCTTTGACGATGTTGAAAAAAGGTTTATTGATCTTCAGGATTTCAAAGAGATTGATTTTTCAAAACCTGAGGTCAACCTTGACTTTTTAGATGTAGGAAGTAGCGAAGTTGAAATTACTCTTGACAGGGATAAAAAAATAGTGCTTTTGAAAGATGAAAATTTCAAAAACATAGTAGTTTGGTCTTTAAAAGATTTTGATTTTGTATGTGTGGAGCCCTGGATGGGTGAACATGAAGGATATATCAACAATAAGTTTTATTACTTAGAGCCAGGGGCAATCTTTGAAGGATGGTTTGCAATTAAACTTGCAAGCAAAGTAAAATAA
- the guaB gene encoding IMP dehydrogenase — translation MAFEDKIIKEALTFDDVLLVPQYSEVLPKDVDVSTYLTKTIKLNIPLMSAGMDTVTESRMAIAIAREGGIGVIHKNMTVEEQASEVDKVKRSEHGVIVDPFYLSPDNKIYEAMELMAKYRISGVPITVNGKLVGIITNRDIRFETDYSKPIKEVMTSSNLITAKEGITLEEAKEIMKKHKIEKLPIVDDEGNLKGLITIKDIEKAVKYPNAAKDSKGRLLCAAAVGVSKDTDDRVDALVKAQVDVIVVDTAHGHSKGVIETVKRIKSRYPHIQVVAGNIATAEAARDLIEAGADCVKVGIGPGSICTTRVVAGIGVPQITAIMDVAEVAKEYGIPVIADGGIRYSGDITKALAAGADVVMIGSLFAGCEESPGECEIYQGRRFKVYRGMGSLSAMKAGSKDRYFQEDASKLVPEGVEGRVPYKGPLEDTVFQLIGGLKSGMGYCGARTIKELQQKAKFVKITQAGVRESHPHDIYITKEAPNYSVHVE, via the coding sequence ATGGCGTTCGAGGACAAAATAATCAAAGAAGCATTAACATTTGATGATGTCTTACTTGTACCTCAATACAGCGAGGTTTTGCCAAAGGATGTGGATGTGTCAACTTATCTTACAAAGACGATAAAACTCAACATTCCTCTTATGTCAGCTGGTATGGACACTGTAACAGAGTCGCGCATGGCAATTGCCATTGCCCGTGAGGGTGGAATTGGTGTTATCCACAAGAACATGACAGTTGAAGAGCAGGCAAGCGAGGTAGACAAGGTAAAAAGATCTGAGCATGGTGTAATAGTTGACCCGTTTTATTTGTCCCCAGACAACAAGATATATGAAGCAATGGAGCTAATGGCAAAGTATCGCATTTCAGGTGTTCCAATAACAGTAAATGGCAAGCTTGTTGGTATTATCACAAACAGGGATATTCGATTTGAGACAGATTATTCAAAGCCAATCAAAGAAGTTATGACGTCAAGTAACCTTATCACTGCAAAGGAAGGCATCACTTTAGAAGAAGCAAAGGAGATCATGAAAAAACACAAAATAGAAAAGCTTCCTATTGTTGATGATGAAGGAAATCTAAAAGGTCTTATCACCATAAAAGACATTGAAAAGGCAGTAAAGTATCCAAATGCAGCAAAGGACAGCAAAGGAAGGTTACTTTGTGCTGCTGCGGTAGGTGTGTCAAAAGACACAGATGATCGTGTTGACGCTCTTGTTAAAGCCCAGGTTGATGTGATTGTTGTTGACACAGCTCACGGGCATTCAAAGGGTGTAATTGAAACGGTAAAGAGAATAAAATCAAGGTATCCACACATTCAGGTTGTTGCGGGCAATATTGCAACTGCTGAGGCTGCCCGTGATTTGATTGAGGCTGGAGCAGACTGTGTGAAGGTTGGAATTGGTCCTGGGTCTATCTGTACAACGAGAGTTGTTGCAGGTATTGGTGTGCCGCAGATAACTGCTATAATGGATGTTGCTGAGGTTGCAAAAGAATATGGTATTCCTGTCATTGCTGATGGTGGAATCAGGTATTCTGGGGATATAACAAAAGCGCTGGCAGCTGGTGCTGATGTTGTCATGATAGGAAGTCTTTTTGCAGGATGTGAAGAAAGCCCTGGAGAGTGTGAGATTTACCAGGGACGAAGGTTTAAGGTTTACAGAGGTATGGGTTCGCTTTCTGCAATGAAAGCCGGGAGTAAAGATAGATATTTCCAGGAAGATGCTTCAAAGCTTGTTCCTGAAGGGGTTGAGGGTAGAGTTCCATATAAAGGTCCGCTTGAAGACACTGTTTTCCAGCTCATTGGCGGTTTAAAGTCAGGTATGGGTTATTGCGGAGCAAGAACCATAAAAGAGCTTCAGCAAAAGGCAAAGTTTGTTAAGATTACCCAGGCTGGTGTCAGAGAAAGCCATCCACATGACATCTATATTACAAAAGAAGCACCAAACTATTCGGTTCATGTTGAGTAG
- a CDS encoding DUF6106 family protein — MNDVFHEQLIVRKKTSSEKAKQVLIIIGGVLVGLITFFIPIINTLGPVLLVLAIWGAIYLSRNYNVEYEYAVTNHYLDIDKIVAQRKRSRVVSLDIRKIDYFISSKDTSMFNAQKNDKSIVQSFDCTSNSGEENVYAIVANVEGKKTRILFEPNEEIIQAINKFFQKKPYQIYR, encoded by the coding sequence ATGAATGATGTTTTCCATGAACAGTTGATTGTGAGAAAAAAGACATCAAGCGAAAAGGCAAAACAAGTGCTGATTATTATCGGCGGAGTGTTGGTTGGACTTATAACATTCTTTATACCAATCATAAACACCTTAGGTCCTGTTCTTTTAGTTTTGGCTATATGGGGGGCGATTTATCTTTCGAGGAACTACAATGTTGAATATGAATATGCAGTAACAAACCACTATCTTGACATAGACAAGATAGTTGCCCAAAGAAAACGAAGCAGAGTTGTCTCTTTGGACATCCGAAAGATTGACTATTTTATTTCTTCAAAAGATACAAGCATGTTCAACGCTCAAAAGAATGACAAAAGTATTGTCCAGTCATTTGACTGCACGTCAAACAGTGGCGAGGAGAATGTATATGCTATTGTTGCCAATGTAGAAGGCAAAAAAACAAGAATCTTGTTTGAGCCAAACGAAGAGATAATTCAGGCAATAAATAAATTCTTCCAGAAAAAGCCTTACCAGATTTATAGATAA
- the lepB gene encoding signal peptidase I — translation MMEQHQTLKLQNKVVKEAVEWILWIGGAVLIALILRTYVFSLVIVPTGSMLNTIQLNDRLFVYKLGYVLHIEDVKRGDIVVFKYPDDRKTLYVKRVIGLPGDTIEIKDGVLYINGRVYEENYLKEPMVGSFGPYKVPPGHYFMMGDNRNDSHDSRFWEHKYVPRDDILGKVVFRVWPLSRAGIVK, via the coding sequence GTGATGGAACAGCATCAAACGCTGAAACTTCAAAACAAAGTGGTAAAAGAAGCAGTTGAATGGATTTTATGGATTGGCGGTGCAGTGCTTATTGCTCTTATCCTACGCACTTATGTCTTTTCACTTGTGATTGTCCCGACCGGCTCAATGCTCAATACAATTCAGCTAAACGATAGGCTCTTTGTATATAAGCTTGGTTATGTTCTTCATATAGAAGATGTAAAAAGAGGGGACATTGTAGTTTTCAAGTATCCAGATGATAGAAAAACTTTATATGTCAAAAGAGTTATAGGTCTTCCTGGCGACACAATCGAGATAAAAGATGGTGTTTTGTACATCAACGGTAGAGTCTATGAAGAAAATTATCTGAAAGAACCCATGGTAGGAAGCTTTGGACCTTACAAAGTTCCGCCCGGACACTATTTCATGATGGGTGATAACAGGAACGACTCTCACGACAGCCGGTTCTGGGAACACAAGTATGTTCCAAGAGACGATATTTTAGGCAAGGTAGTCTTCAGGGTATGGCCGCTCAGCCGCGCAGGAATAGTGAAATAG
- a CDS encoding endonuclease MutS2, which produces MNQKTLKALEYDKIVEILKNMAKSTPAKEYFENLIPSTNVADIENELNKVDESYRYVLKYGNLPTLEFENILPSLKKSKLGATLNPHEILQIGKVLKLSYEMRTYLSFTQDFSFLESMKKRLVNLKEVISRIDQTFLTPDEILDTASSKLKEIRDKIRKLENKIRDELNSMIRDPKIQRFLQEPIITIRGEKLLLPVKAEFRNEVKGIVHDQSATGATLFVEPFVCVEISNQIKILKNQEKEEIERILQEISSLIASYCEVIETSFYALVELDIVFTKAIWAKEMNASKPIINASGIINLKKARHPLIQKDKVVPIDIHLGKDFDVLIITGPNTGGKTVTLKTVGLFCLLCQSGIFIPADEGSELCIFQKIFADIGDDQSIVQSLSTFSAHMKNIIEITKNADDKTLVLLDEIGAGTDPEEGAALAKAILKYLSEKGSKVIATTHYGELKIFAQQEDRFENASCEFDVKTLKPTYRLLIGIPGRSNALVISSNLGLDKGIVEMARGYLSQKTIDLDRIINEMEQKRKEAEENLELAQKLKHEAQALKAAYEEEKKRFETERERIRKKAINEAKEIVESSQYEIENLFKDLRKLAENLKEKEVLKELEEKKREYERLIQSISQQVKQEAESKTKKTIQNLRLGQKVYVRSFDAEGFVESLPDSKGNLTVQIGIMKINVNLSDIEEVEGQDSKIYQIASRNVIIKEKNIDMSIDVRGKTSDDAILEVDKYLDDAYTAGLKQVTIIHGKGTGVLRQAIRNFLRRHPHVKSFRDGTYGEGEQGVTVVELKD; this is translated from the coding sequence TTGAACCAAAAGACACTCAAAGCGTTGGAGTATGACAAGATAGTTGAGATTTTAAAAAACATGGCAAAGTCAACTCCAGCAAAGGAATATTTTGAAAACCTTATTCCATCAACCAATGTTGCAGATATAGAAAATGAACTTAATAAGGTCGATGAAAGCTACAGGTACGTTCTAAAGTATGGAAATCTACCAACTTTGGAGTTTGAAAATATACTGCCAAGCCTTAAGAAATCAAAGCTTGGGGCAACTTTAAATCCACATGAGATTTTGCAAATTGGAAAAGTGTTGAAACTTTCTTATGAGATGCGAACTTATCTTTCTTTCACACAAGACTTTAGTTTTCTTGAAAGTATGAAAAAAAGACTTGTAAATTTAAAAGAAGTAATCTCAAGAATTGACCAGACATTTTTAACACCAGATGAAATCTTAGATACAGCATCGTCAAAGCTCAAGGAGATAAGAGATAAAATCAGAAAGCTTGAAAATAAAATAAGAGACGAGTTAAATAGCATGATTCGCGACCCAAAAATCCAAAGGTTTTTACAAGAACCAATTATAACAATCAGAGGTGAAAAGCTCTTACTTCCTGTCAAGGCAGAGTTTAGAAATGAAGTAAAAGGAATTGTCCATGACCAGTCAGCAACAGGTGCAACTTTATTTGTTGAGCCTTTTGTTTGTGTTGAGATATCAAATCAAATCAAAATTTTAAAAAATCAAGAAAAAGAGGAAATAGAGAGAATTTTGCAAGAGATATCCTCTTTGATAGCAAGCTATTGTGAGGTAATTGAAACATCTTTTTATGCACTTGTTGAGCTTGACATAGTATTTACGAAAGCTATTTGGGCAAAAGAAATGAACGCAAGCAAACCAATTATTAACGCAAGTGGCATTATAAATCTCAAAAAAGCTCGGCATCCATTAATACAAAAAGACAAGGTTGTTCCTATTGATATTCATTTAGGCAAAGACTTCGACGTTCTTATAATAACAGGTCCAAACACAGGTGGAAAGACTGTAACACTAAAGACGGTTGGACTTTTTTGTCTTCTTTGCCAGAGCGGAATATTCATTCCAGCAGATGAGGGTTCTGAGCTTTGCATATTTCAAAAGATTTTTGCTGATATTGGAGATGATCAAAGTATAGTCCAGAGTCTTTCCACATTTTCAGCACATATGAAAAACATCATTGAAATAACAAAAAATGCAGATGATAAAACTCTTGTGCTATTAGATGAGATTGGAGCAGGTACAGACCCTGAAGAAGGTGCAGCTTTGGCGAAGGCAATCTTGAAATATCTTTCTGAGAAGGGCAGCAAGGTGATAGCTACAACACACTATGGTGAGCTAAAAATATTTGCTCAGCAAGAAGATCGGTTTGAAAACGCTTCTTGTGAGTTTGATGTAAAAACCCTAAAGCCTACGTACAGGCTTTTGATAGGAATTCCAGGAAGGAGCAATGCACTTGTAATTTCATCCAATCTTGGGCTTGACAAAGGTATTGTTGAGATGGCAAGAGGGTATCTGTCTCAAAAGACAATTGATCTTGACAGAATAATAAACGAAATGGAACAAAAGAGAAAAGAAGCTGAAGAAAACCTTGAACTTGCTCAAAAATTGAAGCATGAAGCACAAGCTTTAAAAGCGGCGTATGAAGAGGAGAAGAAAAGGTTTGAGACTGAAAGAGAGAGAATTCGCAAAAAGGCCATAAATGAGGCAAAAGAGATTGTTGAAAGCTCACAGTATGAAATAGAAAATCTTTTTAAAGACCTTCGAAAACTTGCTGAAAACTTAAAGGAAAAAGAAGTTTTAAAGGAGTTAGAAGAGAAAAAAAGAGAATATGAAAGGCTGATTCAAAGTATTTCACAGCAGGTAAAACAAGAAGCTGAGTCCAAAACCAAAAAAACAATACAGAATCTTCGCTTAGGTCAAAAGGTATATGTCAGAAGCTTTGATGCTGAGGGGTTTGTCGAAAGCCTGCCAGACTCAAAGGGAAATCTTACTGTCCAGATAGGTATTATGAAGATAAATGTCAATCTTTCTGATATTGAAGAGGTGGAAGGACAAGATAGCAAAATATATCAAATAGCATCTAGAAATGTAATAATCAAAGAAAAGAACATTGACATGTCCATTGATGTAAGGGGCAAAACAAGCGATGATGCTATTTTAGAGGTTGACAAGTACTTAGATGACGCATACACAGCGGGACTAAAACAGGTTACAATAATCCATGGGAAAGGCACGGGGGTTTTGCGCCAGGCGATAAGGAATTTTTTGAGACGGCATCCGCATGTAAAATCATTCAGAGATGGAACATATGGTGAAGGTGAACAGGGTGTTACGGTGGTTGAGCTGAAAGACTAA
- a CDS encoding nucleotidyltransferase family protein: MSDIKLENYQDIINKVVEELKGLYGDKLRKIVLYGSYAKGTQNEESDIDIAVLVDEDEQVLKDYENKLDEIISEIGYRSFKLISIVDISYQRYMQYKEILPYYKNIENEGIVLYE, translated from the coding sequence GTGAGTGATATCAAACTGGAAAATTACCAAGATATTATTAATAAAGTGGTTGAAGAGTTAAAAGGATTATATGGTGATAAACTAAGGAAAATAGTCCTCTATGGTTCATATGCTAAAGGAACTCAAAATGAAGAATCTGATATTGATATAGCGGTATTAGTTGATGAGGACGAGCAAGTGTTAAAAGACTATGAAAATAAGTTGGATGAAATAATAAGTGAAATTGGATATAGAAGCTTTAAATTAATTTCTATAGTAGACATCAGTTATCAGAGATATATGCAATATAAAGAAATCTTACCTTACTATAAAAATATAGAGAACGAAGGGATTGTATTGTATGAATGA
- a CDS encoding glutamate-5-semialdehyde dehydrogenase has translation MNDLIEKAKKVKEASKKLMNLSENEKNRALSCISQKILEKMDFILQENQKDMENAVSKGIKGALLDRLKLTEDRIKQICKGIEDVIKLPDPVGEVISMWKRPNGLVIGQKRVPIGAIGIIYEARPNVTVDAAVLCLKAGNSVLLRGGSEAINSNVALVKVMKEGLLEAGIEEGSIEIVEDTSRETAIAMMKLNEYLDLLIPRGGANLIKTVVQNATVPVIETGVGNCHVFVDESADFEMAKAIVINAKTQRPGVCNAAEKLLVHKNIAESFLPMIVKELMAKGVEIRGCSKTVEICKKNGIEVKEATEDDWYTEYLDLIIGVKVVDSIDAAIEHINKYGSKHSEAIVTRDYFNAQKFLDYVDAAAVYVNASTRFTDGFEFGFGAEIGISTQKLHARGPMGLKELTTIKYIIYGSGQVRE, from the coding sequence ATGAATGATTTGATTGAAAAAGCAAAAAAAGTGAAAGAAGCGTCAAAAAAGCTCATGAACCTTTCTGAAAATGAAAAGAACAGGGCACTTTCATGCATATCTCAAAAGATATTAGAAAAGATGGACTTTATTTTGCAGGAAAACCAAAAAGACATGGAAAATGCTGTCTCTAAAGGTATCAAAGGAGCACTTTTAGACAGGTTAAAGCTAACAGAGGACAGAATAAAGCAAATCTGCAAGGGGATTGAGGATGTTATAAAACTTCCTGACCCAGTTGGCGAAGTTATTTCTATGTGGAAGCGTCCCAACGGGCTTGTAATTGGTCAAAAGAGAGTACCGATTGGTGCAATTGGAATAATCTATGAGGCAAGACCAAATGTTACTGTGGATGCAGCCGTTTTGTGTTTAAAAGCAGGGAACAGTGTTCTTTTGCGAGGAGGATCTGAAGCCATAAACTCAAATGTTGCACTTGTAAAGGTAATGAAAGAGGGTTTGCTTGAGGCTGGAATTGAGGAAGGTAGCATAGAGATTGTGGAGGACACATCGCGAGAGACTGCGATTGCCATGATGAAATTAAATGAGTATTTGGACCTTTTAATTCCCCGCGGTGGTGCAAACCTTATAAAAACTGTTGTACAGAATGCAACAGTTCCTGTGATAGAAACTGGTGTTGGAAACTGTCACGTTTTTGTTGATGAAAGCGCTGATTTTGAGATGGCAAAAGCGATTGTTATAAACGCGAAAACACAGCGGCCCGGTGTTTGCAATGCAGCTGAAAAGCTTTTAGTTCACAAAAATATAGCAGAGAGCTTTTTGCCAATGATTGTAAAAGAACTGATGGCAAAGGGTGTTGAAATAAGAGGTTGCAGTAAGACAGTTGAGATTTGCAAGAAAAATGGTATTGAGGTAAAAGAGGCAACTGAAGATGACTGGTACACAGAGTATTTGGATTTGATAATAGGTGTGAAGGTTGTTGATAGCATTGATGCGGCAATAGAACACATAAATAAGTACGGTTCAAAACACTCAGAGGCAATTGTTACAAGAGATTATTTCAATGCACAAAAGTTTTTGGACTATGTAGATGCTGCGGCCGTGTATGTGAACGCATCAACAAGGTTCACAGATGGCTTCGAATTTGGTTTTGGTGCAGAGATTGGGATCTCAACTCAAAAACTTCATGCAAGAGGCCCTATGGGCTTAAAAGAGCTCACAACTATAAAATACATTATCTATGGAAGCGGGCAGGTAAGAGAATAG
- the proB gene encoding glutamate 5-kinase: protein MRDFGNVKKIVVKVGTSTVTYPTGKLNLSRLEKLARVLSDIKNEGRDVVLVTSGAVASGLGRLGLTKNHKTTQEKQALAAIGQGILMQIYEKLFGEYGVVVAQVLLTKDVVDEEKKMLNVKNTFEYLFKYGAIPIVNENDVVAIEELEFGDNDTLSAYVATIIGADLLIILSDIDGLYSCDPRIDKRAELIKEVFEIDSYIESIAGGAGTLNSTGGMQTKIEAAKIAMQHGIPMVIANGENPSIVKEILEGKEIGTLFVNKNTVSR from the coding sequence ATGCGAGACTTTGGAAATGTAAAAAAGATTGTTGTAAAGGTTGGGACAAGTACTGTAACATATCCAACCGGCAAACTAAATCTTTCGCGTTTAGAAAAACTTGCAAGAGTTCTTTCTGACATAAAAAATGAAGGAAGAGACGTTGTGCTTGTAACATCTGGTGCTGTTGCATCAGGTTTGGGCAGGCTTGGGCTTACCAAAAATCACAAAACCACTCAAGAAAAACAAGCACTTGCGGCAATTGGCCAGGGAATTTTAATGCAGATTTATGAAAAGCTTTTTGGTGAATACGGAGTTGTGGTTGCCCAGGTGCTTCTTACAAAGGATGTTGTTGATGAAGAGAAAAAGATGCTAAATGTTAAGAACACATTTGAGTACCTGTTCAAATATGGTGCAATTCCAATTGTGAACGAAAACGACGTTGTTGCAATTGAAGAGCTTGAGTTTGGCGACAACGATACTTTGTCTGCTTATGTTGCCACAATAATTGGTGCTGACCTTTTGATTATCCTTTCTGACATAGATGGGCTTTATTCCTGTGACCCGAGAATTGACAAGAGAGCAGAGCTTATAAAAGAGGTTTTTGAGATTGACTCATATATAGAAAGCATTGCGGGCGGTGCAGGCACTCTCAACTCAACAGGCGGTATGCAGACCAAAATTGAAGCTGCTAAGATTGCAATGCAACATGGGATTCCTATGGTTATTGCAAATGGCGAAAATCCATCAATTGTAAAAGAGATATTAGAGGGCAAAGAGATAGGGACGTTATTTGTTAATAAAAACACCGTTTCAAGATAA
- the thpR gene encoding RNA 2',3'-cyclic phosphodiesterase — protein MRTFIGIDFPKSLKEQIVEVQSFLKSISKKGRWKYIDNFHLTLKFLGDIEYEKVEKIRQALEKNLKDFSRFSLKISSCGYFKGHGNLRVVYLKPDGNLEKLNNLFSLVEDAMAYVGFEREKRAYTPHITIAQDVVLNEPFENFQNYVENFSFDEIPVEKVILFLSEEIDRKRVYTPIFHIELV, from the coding sequence ATGCGAACATTCATTGGTATTGACTTCCCAAAAAGCTTAAAAGAGCAGATTGTTGAAGTACAAAGTTTTTTAAAGTCAATCAGCAAAAAAGGCAGATGGAAGTACATTGATAACTTTCATTTAACCCTCAAGTTCTTAGGTGATATTGAATATGAAAAGGTAGAAAAAATCAGACAGGCGCTTGAAAAAAATCTAAAAGATTTTTCCCGTTTTTCATTGAAAATCTCATCCTGTGGATATTTTAAAGGGCATGGAAATTTGAGAGTTGTGTATCTAAAACCAGATGGCAATCTTGAAAAACTCAATAACCTTTTTTCGCTTGTTGAGGATGCAATGGCATATGTTGGATTTGAAAGAGAAAAAAGAGCGTACACACCCCATATAACAATTGCTCAGGATGTTGTGTTAAATGAACCTTTTGAGAATTTTCAAAATTATGTTGAAAACTTTTCTTTTGATGAAATTCCTGTGGAAAAGGTCATTCTTTTTTTGAGTGAGGAGATAGATAGAAAAAGAGTCTATACACCTATATTTCATATTGAGCTTGTATAA
- a CDS encoding MFS transporter, which produces MLNNNSKQNIKVIFSSIFLFIFANAFMGIGGGINDTIFNNYIAATYKISPMARGILEFPRETPGFLIIFLIGFLYFLGDLRVSIIATSLCSFALLGLGFFAPTFLLLIVWTAIYNTGTHLNMVLSSSIGMELSKEEEYGKTLGLISSVATAASIIGYFIVMVGFKFLNFSFKTAYVIAALMYLFAALFLLPVKLPRKPQHKGFKFVIKKDYWLYYVLSIFFGARKQIFITFAPWVLIKIFKQPVENFALVGIICSFLGIGFRNIIGRLIDRLGEKTILTFDALVIFFICLGYAATENIKIKWVALSVAYGCYIIDNLMFATSMARSTYIKKIIKHPDDLTPTLSTGTSMDHAVSMSLPMLSGFLWNKFGYEYVFLLAAFFALGNLYFVRKIEIES; this is translated from the coding sequence GTGCTGAACAATAACTCAAAGCAGAACATTAAAGTTATTTTTTCAAGTATTTTTTTATTTATTTTTGCCAACGCTTTTATGGGAATTGGCGGTGGAATAAACGATACAATATTTAACAACTACATCGCTGCAACATACAAGATATCTCCCATGGCAAGAGGAATTTTGGAGTTTCCCCGTGAAACTCCTGGTTTTTTGATTATATTCTTAATAGGCTTTTTATATTTCCTCGGTGATTTGAGGGTAAGTATAATTGCGACATCTTTGTGTTCATTTGCCTTGCTTGGTCTTGGATTTTTTGCCCCAACTTTTCTGCTATTGATTGTATGGACTGCTATTTACAATACCGGAACACACCTGAACATGGTCTTGAGCTCAAGTATTGGAATGGAGCTTTCTAAAGAAGAGGAATACGGAAAAACTTTGGGTCTTATCAGTTCTGTAGCAACAGCTGCATCTATAATAGGTTATTTTATAGTTATGGTAGGATTTAAATTTCTGAATTTTTCTTTCAAGACAGCATATGTTATTGCTGCTCTGATGTATCTATTTGCAGCATTATTTTTACTGCCTGTTAAACTCCCAAGAAAACCTCAGCACAAAGGATTCAAGTTTGTCATCAAAAAAGATTACTGGCTTTATTATGTACTTTCAATCTTCTTTGGAGCAAGAAAGCAAATATTTATCACCTTTGCACCCTGGGTCTTGATTAAGATTTTCAAACAGCCTGTTGAAAATTTTGCACTTGTAGGAATCATTTGTTCGTTTTTAGGAATTGGTTTTAGAAACATAATCGGAAGGCTCATTGACAGACTTGGCGAAAAGACCATACTTACATTTGATGCGTTAGTAATCTTTTTTATATGCCTTGGATATGCAGCAACTGAGAACATAAAAATAAAATGGGTTGCACTTTCGGTTGCATATGGTTGTTACATCATTGACAACTTGATGTTTGCAACATCAATGGCAAGGTCAACATACATAAAGAAGATTATAAAACATCCTGATGACCTAACTCCTACTCTTTCAACAGGTACAAGTATGGATCACGCTGTTTCTATGAGCCTCCCCATGCTTTCTGGTTTTTTGTGGAATAAGTTTGGGTATGAATATGTGTTCTTACTTGCAGCTTTCTTTGCGCTGGGGAATTTGTATTTTGTGAGGAAGATTGAAATTGAAAGTTAA
- a CDS encoding DUF4160 domain-containing protein translates to MLEICLFYGIRITMYYDDHNPPHFHATFAGFEAEIDILNTRVIKGFLPKRQLKLVLAWAEIHKDELMQNWELAKDHKSLMRINPLV, encoded by the coding sequence ATGCTAGAAATTTGCCTCTTCTACGGCATAAGGATTACAATGTATTATGACGACCATAATCCTCCTCACTTTCATGCAACCTTCGCCGGATTTGAAGCAGAAATTGATATATTAAATACAAGGGTTATAAAAGGTTTTTTGCCTAAAAGACAATTAAAACTTGTGTTGGCTTGGGCAGAAATTCATAAAGATGAACTTATGCAAAACTGGGAACTTGCAAAAGATCACAAATCACTGATGAGAATTAATCCTTTAGTTTAA
- a CDS encoding DUF2442 domain-containing protein: MEYYPEVVQVIPTEDYKVYIYFDDGSIKLFDASSLLEKGEFQRLKDKIFFMERCTVLNGTLAWDVSGNYDETTCLDLDPLVLYETCPEVQEPTWLFEKIENEFRQKTNKEGAF, from the coding sequence ATGGAATACTATCCTGAGGTTGTACAGGTTATACCTACAGAAGACTATAAAGTTTATATTTACTTTGATGACGGCAGCATAAAACTCTTTGATGCATCAAGTCTTCTTGAAAAGGGTGAGTTTCAAAGACTTAAAGATAAAATATTCTTTATGGAAAGATGCACTGTTTTAAATGGAACACTTGCATGGGATGTAAGTGGAAATTACGATGAGACAACCTGCCTTGACTTAGACCCACTTGTTCTGTATGAAACTTGCCCTGAGGTACAAGAGCCTACTTGGCTTTTTGAAAAGATAGAAAATGAGTTTAGGCAAAAGACCAACAAAGAAGGGGCTTTTTAA